DNA sequence from the Lagenorhynchus albirostris chromosome 5, mLagAlb1.1, whole genome shotgun sequence genome:
TTGGAGGAAATATACTCAAAAGACAATACAAAGTCTGATGATGAATTAAAGGGGAGAGAGTTAGCCGCATCTGGTTGGCTATGGTAACAGCGTAGGTGTTTACATGCTGAGCAAATAAATACTTGGGCCAAGTATTTCCacactctccttctctccttgctTACTGCTTTTTTGAGACATTGCACAATTTAGATCTCTTGATCCCAAAGTAGTTGCTACTCAAAGCAGAGGACTAATGTCCACCTCTCGAATTCATTATACCCTGGGGATGACTTTATGTACCTTCTCTTAAGCAAAACTGTCTCTATCTCCCTGTTTCTTGAGTCATATCTGGGACATGTCTCAAATATcagattttattgttttaccaCAGCATTATTCAAAGGTCATCTGAAactctttgttgttttttcctataGGACTTTTTCAACGAGCAATAGCTCAAAGTGGAACTGCCCTTTCCAGCTGGGCTGTTAGTTTCCAACCTGCAAAATATGCTAGAATGTTGGCCACAAAAGTTGGTTGCAATGTTTCAGATACAGTAGAGTTAGTGGAATGCTTACAGAAGAAGCCTTACAAAGAACTTGTTGACCAAGATATTCAACCAGCACGATACCACATAGCCTTTGGACCTGTGATTGATGGTGATGTAATACCAGATGATCCTCAGATACTGATGGAGCAAGGAGAGTTTCTCAACTATGATATAATGTTAGGAGTTAACCAAGGGGAAGGGTtaaaatttgttgaaaatatagTAGATAGCGATGACGGTATCTCCGCTAGTGATTTTGACTTTGctgtttctaattttgttgataaCTTATATGGATACCCTGAAGGCAAAGATGTTTTGAGAGAAACCATTAAATTCATGTATACTGACTGGGCTGACCGTCACAACCCTGAAACCAGAAGGAAGACATTATTAGCTTTGTTTACGGACCATCAGTGGGTGGCACCAGCTGTAGCTACAGCAGATCTTCACTCAAACTTTGGTTCACCCACATATTTCTATGCCTTTTACCATCATTGCCAAACAGATCAGGTTCCAGCTTGGGCTGATGCAGCTCATGGTGATGAGGTTCCCTACGTACTAGGAATCCCCATGATTGGACCTACAGAGTTATTTCCTTGCAATTTCTCCAAAAATGATGTGATGCTGAGTGCAGTCGTAATGACATACTGGACAAATTTTGCTAAAACTGGGTATGTACCTAAGGAATGAAGTTTgctataatttaattaaaatatcctcttaagcacttaaaaaatacatattttgtgtCCAAATGATTTAATTTAATAGATTAATACCAACAATACATTAAGTTCCtttattcaaaatttatatttgtGGTGTTTCAAAAAAATCACTGCTTTATTCTTCCTTTGTAAAGTTTAAGACAGTCATACCTTTATTGCATTACTCAATAATtaaatttatcttgtttttttaattacacaggacttcttattattgttattcaatagtgacaaatattttataaagactTTTCAATTTACAGTACTGTATGCCTTTTGATCCTCCCAACTACCTTGTGAGGTGAGCAGCTCAGATActataatcccattttacagaaaagggacGATAGGCTACGAGAGCTTTACCTGGATATTCATATGTTTAGTGTACAGCAGCATCAGGACTCAAATCCTCACCTGCCAATTCCAAATGCCAAGTTTTTTCCAGTGCTGTCTCTGCTAGCTTGCCTATGAGACAACTCATAtgtacatgaatttttaaatctttgggTATATAGCAGCCCGTGGGTAGAGAGAACAAGAATGTGAGATTTACTTATACTACATTATCATCCAACAACCTGCCTGAGCTGGGATTGATATTTCTAAATTGACCCAAGTTATGTTAAAACACAGTCTAAAGCCTGGCTGAGTTCACCCTCTTCAATTAGATGTTAAACCagtattgttttgatttttaaaagaataaaacaatttttttctcataatttctcttttttagcGACCCAAATCAACCAGTCCCTCAAGACACAAAATTCATCCATACCAAACCCAACCGCTTTGAAGAAGTAGCATGGACCAGATATTCCCAGAAAGACCAACTTTATCTCCATATTGGATTAAAACCAAGAGTTAAAGAACATTACAGAGCCAATAAAGTAAACCTCTGGTTGGAGCTGGTACCTCATCTGCATAATCTCAATGACATTTCTCAGTATACCTCGACAACAACTAAAGTGCCATCAACTGACATCACTTTCAGACCTACGAGAAAAAATTCTGTATCTGTCACATCAGCCTTTCCCACTGCCAAGCAGGATGATCCCAAACAACAACCGAGTCCATTTTCAGTGGATCAAAGGGACTACTCAACAGAGCTGAGCGTCACTATTGCAGTTGGAGCATCACTCCTGTTTCTGAACATCTTGGCCTTTGCAGCCCTGTACTACAAAAAGGATAAGAGGAGACATGACGTTCACAGGAGATGCAGCCCTCAGCGCACGACTACGAATGATCTGACCCACGCACAAGAAGAGGAGATCATGTCCCTCCAAATGAAGCACACCGATTTGGATCATGAATGTGAGTCCATCCATCCACATGAGGTGGTTCTTCGGACCGCCTGCCCCCCAGATTACACACTAGCTATGAGGAGGTCACCTGATGATGTTCCCTTAATGACACCCAACACCATTACAATGATTCCCAACACTATACCAGGGATTCAACCCTTACACACATTCAATACATTTACCGGAGGACAGAACAATACTCTGCCCCatcctcatccccacccccactcacaTTCAACAACCAGGGTATAGCCAGATAAGAGAAGCAAACTCTATTTTTTTGATGGATTGCAGTAAAAGATTACTGAAGATTCCTTGGCTTTCAACCTACAAGACGCTTACTATTTAAATAAGGAGGAATACTATGTGAATATACATATCAAGAACTTTGGGGGCTTTGAAAAAAACAtgagttgtacatatatacacaaatcaactttaaaaatgaatttcaattGCTTGAAGCAATTGTTCTGAATGATACTTTTTCATTCACATTCAagaattaattttttgaagatttaCGTTACATGATGGAATTAGGCATGTGGAACACCAAACAGGAAAGAACTAtgtctgaaatataaaatataaaaaattaaaaaaccatgAATATGCACAAGGGACACACCAATGGAATGTCAGATAATTTTCACCAGTTTTTATTTGGAGCTGTTTTATTGTGTAGACCATATTTACATATTTGGATAAGTACACAAAGCACCAATGCTGTTAATGGCCTTAGCGGAGGCTCATGCTGAAATTTGCCAGTAAAACAACGAAGTTTAAAGACTGGCAGGTACAACATTATCACATAAGTGCTGTCAGTATAAAGTTGTGGGGATAAAGGAAACTGGATATTTTTAGCACGATGTGCATGATAATTTATATGCTTGGTGGCTGTGCTGCTGATTAAGCTGTAATTAAAATTCTTCTCATCCCATTGGAGTTTTTAATAGAAGCTTCCTCCATCAATTGGCAGATCCTAAAGAAGATTTTAAGGGGCAAAAGtaattacaataaaataattcACAGTAGTTTTGATAATAGACGGAATTAGTTATGAAAGGTATTTGAAGAAACTATAGGTATAGTGGTGAATACTCGCTGATAtgaatcccagaaaaaaaaattcctatatttttaatattcttttcattcCCATCTAAGTACTTCATGGAAATATAACCCTAATTGGACATGTGTTACAGGATCTATACTTTGCTGTGGTTTTCGTTACtctgtattttgttccttttggtAAGGTGAAGTGTGTCCAAAGAGTTACTTACTAGTCTTTTATGATATAAGGATGCCCCAAATTACCACTCTGATTACAGTTCTCAGTTCATTGATTTACTCATGTTGCATGACAAAATGTTTACTAATAATAACTCAATATAAAGTTATGTCCCTTCTCACGTCACTTATCTTTCTCGCTGAGGTTCATTCACTGGAATTTATTCACACAATCTCAGTAGAGtgcaacatagatgcaaaacctAAAAGGAGAGTCAACACCTGGAGGATTTTAGTCTTACACATGCGtgtgattttaaatgaatattctaAGACCACAGGAAACTCTTCATCCCCCTGTTGTTTACCAGTAACAGTATATCACAGACCTTTCCAAATGTTTGTATATGTAATCAGATGtacatttgtattaaaaaaaaattgagatggaCTTAAAGAGCACATCCTGATAAATACTTTCTCTCTTACCTGTACTATATTTCTATTAGACTAaagttatgtgatttttttttacattttttcagatgactAGCAATTTTGATAGTTTGTAAGATAATGCAAAGAACTTTCTCTGACAAACTAACTGCAGTAACAGAAACCTTTCTTTTCAGTTACTCTTTTTCAAGAATGAAAGCttattatacaaaaaaaaattgtatactaCTTGATGGAAACAACTTTGTACATCTTGGCCATGTCACTGGTCATTGCgtgaaataaagataataatgacTATTAGTCCAATGCTAAGAGACATGATCTTTGCTCATTAAAGAGCTAAAATGTTTAttgctgttttgtctttttttaaaaaacaagaacaacaacagaaaaagaaacatgactGTCTCAGAGAGTCATTTTTCTAgacaagtcaggtttttgaagaCATATAGGTAACTTCTACAGAAAACACACCGTGTATTTAAAGGCAAGTCTCATCTAAGATGAAACTGATGaaactttaatattttgaatttttaagccCAGGAACTCATAAAAAAATACtagctttgtatttttaaatacctcTTATGTGAAAGTGGTGTGGAAATAAAATGTGCCAATTGTTTTCAGTTAGAAACACAGGTTCCAATTCTGATCATCAAGGAACAGGTCTATTGGAAATAAATGTGCAATATTCATGAAATAGGATAGCTAGGTTCACAATATAAGGGTGATTAAATTATCATAAAGTAGTGGTTAGAAAGTTATCcttctaagaaaattttaaagtgctgAGCAAGACATTAAGCTAACACTAAAGATAAAAATCttctctttcaaggaatttgtttaCTTATAATTCCCCCTCCCAATTATTAACTATCAGTAAAATGTAGATATTGCTCCGTAACTTCAAATAAAAATCTGTTAGAAGcaaaaagtcttcaaaatccagagCAGTCTACGTGCAGTTTTTGCCTGATTGGTTATGCTTTTAGACTGTGAACTGCcaatgtaaacaaataaaaagaattgttttAACATCTGAAATATTGTTTAATCAGAAAACTGTCTTTTACTGTATTGattaaacaaaagataaaaacagaaatagaaatgacaacaaaataaGATCTAAATGAAATCTTTCACATGCATTACTTCACTTAGCAAAACCattctattatattttaatgatggccatatttatatctatctacctatctgttGCTCTAAACTTATCTATTACTTGATCTACATAGCTATACCATAACAGACATCTATTTTATACTAATTTAGGGAAATGATTTAGGAAAACAAAGCAtagccctattcttttttttaaaattagtgtagCATCAACTTTGTGGAAGATAAAGCAGCTCTAGGTTTTATTACTGTTTCAGGTCGTGATGAAGTCATTGTGAATGAGTGTTAGTTGCTAGATTTATAATTACAACAGCTAGTTTTCTGAATGTAAAATGATGTCCCACAATAAACAGAACATTAAGAACTGTTTTTAAAGctgaaacataaattttaaatgcaagaaatattttgaatattgttATGAAATTTTACCCAATatgtttaaagtatatttatttagatgataattttctttagaaaaaaagttgcaaaattgAAAGAATATTCCTGTCATCACTTAGTACTTCAGATTTTCCTGCCTCTGATGAAACTGCAAATAGTCAAGGCTGCTTACAATTTATACAAACATTAAGCCAAAATTGACTTTATTTCACTGTCTTGCTAGTATACAAAATTCTTGCCAAATGTTTTCCAACAGATTAATGTTGTTTTAGAGGATGGCATTAGCAATATAAGAGTGACAGATCTcatagttttcaatttttattgaatatgttGACTGTGAACAAAATCTAGTTGACTGCTACAGATATATCATGAGTTTCATTATTAACTTTAGGAAATTGGAAAGTCATTTGCTAAAGCATTAAAAATACCCAATTTGAATCTGGAGAGATCATGCTAATAGCTCAAAGTAGAAAATCTGAGTAAAGTATagattatttcattcttcatttcaaatttaaaagttgaccataataattctttaattcaatttttttatctgtataacataaaaacagcaacaaatttttttaaaaaacaatcaaccaTACGTAatactaaagaagaaaacaaggatgGCACTAATCTTCTTACAGAAAAGAAATACCAGAACTCAATTGTTTTATCTATAACATATTATTCTCAGTTATTTCACCTGTTGGCACACTTATACTGACACATGTTAATGTAATGAAAGGATTCAGAGAATGTGCTTTTGTGTTCCAGCTTTAAAGACACTACTACATAGAAATTACTGGGATTCTTTTCTTTGGCGAGtttcacagaaatattttcataGGGCAAAATGATGAATGGAATTCTTAGGAAGCTGTCGAATATGGTGGCAGTcctttgatatttgttttcttctgtgttatTGGCTCAAAGTACTGGCCTTTCCCTTCATTTCTAGTAGTTAGTTGTTATAGACTATCACTTTTTAATATGAGTGAAAATTAGATAATTTGGTTATACATGTGAAACATGCTCCCAAATAAATTCAATTAATGGGCACTTCCCTGATGAGATTTTGTTATCATTCATTTAATTATCTTGTCAAGCTTTTTGTTACAACaattgttttggcttttgagTCAACAAACTAAGGAAATTTCTCCAACAGCCTTATACCTCTCCTGCACTTGATATAACAGCATACACTTCAAATTTCCATCAGAAGTCTCTAAAGAAATTTCCTACTGATGTGAAACATTTGGTAACAAACTTGATTATTTTTCATAAGCATtctgatattattttattctggCACTTTGCTGTATTTGTATGCAGGCCAGAAACCAGTTTCATTTGAAAAGGGTTGTAGCATCTACAGACTGGAATAACCATGTGCAGGGCATAAGTGCCTTTCTTTCTAGGATTTTATTTATGAAcattattgtcttttttaaatcTGCAGATCctaataattcaatttaaaagttataatagGGTGACCATGTTATAAgttaacaataagaaaattttatttagaaaggtCTTCTCTTGCATTTagtttgatttttgtatgttctcAAATGGGTCCAAATGACTTCTGGAAAAGAGCAAGGTGAATTTTTGAAAAGCAACAGTTATTTAGGAATTTGATTTAATTGTATGTGTGGAAACTTAAATCTCTAGCAAACTTAAACTTTTTCTGCCAAATAAGTAATTTTAATGTTAAAGAAGTCTGAAGTTGTTAGGGACAATCAAATCAGACAGGTATATAATTTTATCTAGTCAACCATCATATACACCATGTGGTATATATAGCCTATGAACTATATAGTTTGTAGGATATTTATGATGGCCCTTTCAGACTCATATATTTCCAAATGACATTGTATACCTCCCTACATATGTATTAGTGATAGAATTTAGTCCTCTATGAAAAGTCAAGCCAAAGTGCTAGCAGTTTTGTGTTGAAATGAATGATGACAATTAGAGCTTTAAAGAAATTTGTAAAAGTACAGTAACAAAAAATCAGCAGATGAAATTAAAGCAGAGGAACTATTTTTGAATGCCGTTTCCAGAATTGATATCTATATTAGATGGTGTGTTTAAAAGGATTTTAGTGTTTTTGATTCATCCTTCTCTGCACTCGTATCATTTAGCAAATTAATGGGACATATGTCATGTTTTTTGTAACAAAAGGCCATTGGGTTGTCATGATTCAGTTTGTGTTTGGACATCCATGGATTTCATTAAAAACAGGTTTATTATCATGAATAAATATTGCCATGTTTTCCAAGTTGTGTTGACCATTTTTAAACTCAGAAATAATTTCATCTCTGTttgacacacacaaaaacatttcCAAGATAAATGTTCCCTTGCAACTCCTTTCTCTTGCCCACACATGTGCTGACAGTTCTGATTTCATGGAAACAATATTTTATGGTCTGTTCACCTCTTGGTGAAGGCAGGGAAAGAATTTGGAGGGTAAAAAGTTTGGGAACTTGGATACAGTTGTTACACAGCTTGTCAGAAAAGAGATAGGAaagtgggaggaggaagagaaaatgaaaaagggaaggagtgaggaaagagggagaaagaaaggaagaaaaacttctCAATTTTTAATTAATGACTTCTTGCCtccaaatagctttttttttttaagcagagatATGTGACAGTTACTTAAAAAGAGCACAAAGGGATTTAAATAAATCCCTTTAAACCATAATCTATTGTCCTTAGAGAACAAGATTCATAATATTTAGGAAGAGGCACAAAATTTAATCGTTGATACAAGTCTTTGTCAAATTGTGTcactagaaacaaaaataaaatctagagaTATGTATTTCTTGTCTTGTACAATCTAATCAATAATGATCTCTGTAGGGAAGACTAAGTGAAGTGTGGACATCTCTCATCTGACTATCATCCAAGATAAGAGTACAGTAAACAACTAGGACATCATAGAATTTCCCCATGCATGGTCTAAAGACCAATATTTTCAAACTGCTAAATAGAACTGTCATGGCCTTGCTGGTCTCTGTGACCACATATAGCCATCAGtaccaaataaacaaacagttcAAAAACACATTCTAAGAGTTTCACTTTCCACAAAAGGATTTTGATGTTTAGTAGGATTTCATGTTGTTTTATATGATTACactttttcattacatttttacatttccttACAGGTTACAGAATGTTATTTTTGAGTTCAAAAGAGATGTCCCAAACATATTCTATAAATGTTCATATGAAAGCAATCTTTTCTAGTGGAGTGCCATAATTTGAAATACTTTCTCTACTGCCCCCATCCTGGAGAGTTGCCTTGAATCTCCCCttaaacatttctatttctctccTGAGAACCCTCAGCCTCACTCTCAGAGCTGACTTCCTCTGCACTGCCAGAGATCTCCCCACCAGTTCCTGCAGCTTCCATTCCCATGCCTTCTCCCATTATTATGTATGCCTCCTTCTTCAAGGATGTAGAATTTGTGGGGAAAGTCTTAAGGTGAATTAAATAAATGGTGCTTCGGGCAGGTTGGAAGCTAGTGATCACCAATCAAGCAATGAGAGGAATTAGCCATCCATTCACTCAACAAGTGGTGCCCAACGTGTGCCAGACAATGTACTGAGTGTTAGACACATGAACCAACTCTGTGATTTACCCAATAACAATTATTGCCACACTAGGAATAGTTTTAAACACTTAAACTACTCAGATCACCTTTTGTGCTACCAACTATATCACATCATTTTGCAACATCTTGTTTTATCTATTTGATAGGTCtaaaaatagtaaagataaaACAACATTTGTTCAGTTCCCACAATATTATATGAATTCTATTGAGCAAGTCCATCAACAGAGGCAGGTGTATAATAATGCTTCCTAATAATAAATATGGCCATATCTGAAGTCACCCTATATTAGGCCAAAATAGATCATGGAATATGAAATACTCAGCTTAAAGCTCACCTGATCCAACCACGTAACTAATTCCTTAATCCTCTACTACAATCCTAACATGTGGTTGTGAACCCTATCATTGCACAATACCATGAATCAGGAATTCTAAAGCAGCTGGCTACGTTTGGGACCATTTGGACTTTCTTCCTTATACTGatctattgttcttttttttcccctaaaagtcATAAAGTCTCCATCATCTgacttccttttaaatattttaagacagcTATTATATCTTCCATGAGTCATTCTCTTCTCAAAGGAAGAATTTCTATTTTCAATACACCATTCTGAACACTTTTTTGAATATCCTACCAAACTAAGTTTCTCAGGAAGTATGATGTCAAGAGTTGAACATAACAAATGTTTCAAGTATAGGTTGATCTTTACTTCACAGAACACCACTATAAGTATCctcattgtagaaaatattttttaaaataaaatctatgatAGTATCATCTTCTTTAGTGGCCATAGCACACTAGTAATTCAGGCTGAGACATACTCCTTACTAAGACTCTTTAAATCTTACACATACAGCCATTAAGGAAATTCTACCTTCACCCTGTCCTTGATAATTTGAGTTTTACCTCATCTTTAGGATACTGAACACTATTAAATGACACTTCATTAGATTCAGCACATTGTTCTAGCCTATGAAGTTCTTTCCATTCAAGAGGAGTGAAATCCATTAAAATGATGAACATCCTTCTATCTTTACCCAGATCATTAACAAAAAATACTGTCCAGAGTTAAGTTGAAGACAAAGCTCTGGAGTAATAGGAATAGTAGTATGTATAGTACTGAGAACAGCAATAGATATATTTGCTGAGCACTTGCTATATTCTAGGTTCTGTATTTACACCCCACAACAAACCACCACACACCACCCTCACAGTACCTATCAATCATTTTCTATGcacttattcattaattcattctttaaaagaTACTTATTAAAGATCATTTACATATAAGTCACTGAGCTATTTGTGATAGAAAAGTGAATAAACTATAGCCTTTTTCACCCATTACTAgcaaccaaatgattaattcttcATCTTGTTTACACACATAGCCTGAGACATtatcagataaaaaaaaatttgaatgtcATCATAGTCATCTTTAGTAAGAAAATTGGGGTAATTACCCTAGAACTTCTATTTAAAGATTTCTGAGTGGCTAGAGCTTTGTGGTAAATGGTagaagatatcacaaaaaaagaatgtggttTTGCCACTTCAATATTTTCCCCAATTCTTACACTAATCATCTGTCATAATTAAGATGCTGGCTTAGGCAAGACAACTGTACTCTTCAAATGGGATCATTTAATAGAAAAACTACTTCATGAACAAAGtagaaaaattgaaatagtataaCATATTTTACAGTGAAAAGTAAACATCTGTCTCACTTCAGATCTCAATTCCTTCCCCAGAAACACTGACAGTTActagtttttatatatatttctatgacTATTCCATTCATATATGAACAGGTGCAAATGTGCATTGCCTATGTCTGGACGT
Encoded proteins:
- the NLGN1 gene encoding neuroligin-1 isoform X4; translated protein: MALPRCMWPAYVWRAVMACLVHRGLGASLTLCVLGCLLQAAHVLSQKLDDGDPLVTTNFGKIRGIKKELNNEILGPVIQFLGIPYAAPPTGEHRFQPPEPPSPWSDIRNATQFAPVCPQNIIDGRLPEVMLPVWFTNNLDVVSSYVQDQSEDCLYLNIYVPTEDDIRDSGGPKPVMVYIHGGSYMEGTGNLYDGSVLASYGNVIVITVNYRLGVLGFLSTGDQAAKGNYGLLDLIQALRWTSENIGFFGGDPLRITVFGSGAGGSCVNLLTLSHYSEGNRWSNSTKGLFQRAIAQSGTALSSWAVSFQPAKYARMLATKVGCNVSDTVELVECLQKKPYKELVDQDIQPARYHIAFGPVIDGDVIPDDPQILMEQGEFLNYDIMLGVNQGEGLKFVENIVDSDDGISASDFDFAVSNFVDNLYGYPEGKDVLRETIKFMYTDWADRHNPETRRKTLLALFTDHQWVAPAVATADLHSNFGSPTYFYAFYHHCQTDQVPAWADAAHGDEVPYVLGIPMIGPTELFPCNFSKNDVMLSAVVMTYWTNFAKTGDPNQPVPQDTKFIHTKPNRFEEVAWTRYSQKDQLYLHIGLKPRVKEHYRANKVNLWLELVPHLHNLNDISQYTSTTTKVPSTDITFRPTRKNSVSVTSAFPTAKQDDPKQQPSPFSVDQRDYSTELSVTIAVGASLLFLNILAFAALYYKKDKRRHDVHRRCSPQRTTTNDLTHAQEEEIMSLQMKHTDLDHECESIHPHEVVLRTACPPDYTLAMRRSPDDVPLMTPNTITMIPNTIPGIQPLHTFNTFTGGQNNTLPHPHPHPHSHSTTRV
- the NLGN1 gene encoding neuroligin-1 isoform X3, which encodes MALPRCMWPAYVWRAVMACLVHRGLGASLTLCVLGCLLQAAHVLSQKLDDGDPLVTTNFGKIRGIKKELNNEILGPVIQFLGIPYAAPPTGEHRFQPPEPPSPWSDIRNATQFAPVCPQNIIDGRLPEVMLPVWFTNNLDVVSSYVQDQSEDCLYLNIYVPTEDGPLTKKQTDDLGDNDGAEDEDIRDSGGPKPVMVYIHGGSYMEGTGNLYDGSVLASYGNVIVITVNYRLGVLGFLSTGDQAAKGNYGLLDLIQALRWTSENIGFFGGDPLRITVFGSGAGGSCVNLLTLSHYSEGNRWSNSTKGLFQRAIAQSGTALSSWAVSFQPAKYARMLATKVGCNVSDTVELVECLQKKPYKELVDQDIQPARYHIAFGPVIDGDVIPDDPQILMEQGEFLNYDIMLGVNQGEGLKFVENIVDSDDGISASDFDFAVSNFVDNLYGYPEGKDVLRETIKFMYTDWADRHNPETRRKTLLALFTDHQWVAPAVATADLHSNFGSPTYFYAFYHHCQTDQVPAWADAAHGDEVPYVLGIPMIGPTELFPCNFSKNDVMLSAVVMTYWTNFAKTGDPNQPVPQDTKFIHTKPNRFEEVAWTRYSQKDQLYLHIGLKPRVKEHYRANKVNLWLELVPHLHNLNDISQYTSTTTKVPSTDITFRPTRKNSVSVTSAFPTAKQDDPKQQPSPFSVDQRDYSTELSVTIAVGASLLFLNILAFAALYYKKDKRRHDVHRRCSPQRTTTNDLTHAQEEEIMSLQMKHTDLDHECESIHPHEVVLRTACPPDYTLAMRRSPDDVPLMTPNTITMIPNTIPGIQPLHTFNTFTGGQNNTLPHPHPHPHSHSTTRV
- the NLGN1 gene encoding neuroligin-1 isoform X1; translation: MALPRCMWPAYVWRAVMACLVHRGLGASLTLCVLGCLLQAAHVLSQKLDDGDPLVTTNFGKIRGIKKELNNEILGPVIQFLGIPYAAPPTGEHRFQPPEPPSPWSDIRNATQFAPVCPQNIIDGRLPEVMLPVWFTNNLDVVSSYVQDQSEDCLYLNIYVPTEDVKRISKECARKPGKKICRKGGPLTKKQTDDLGDNDGAEDEDIRDSGGPKPVMVYIHGGSYMEGTGNLYDGSVLASYGNVIVITVNYRLGVLGFLSTGDQAAKGNYGLLDLIQALRWTSENIGFFGGDPLRITVFGSGAGGSCVNLLTLSHYSEGLFQRAIAQSGTALSSWAVSFQPAKYARMLATKVGCNVSDTVELVECLQKKPYKELVDQDIQPARYHIAFGPVIDGDVIPDDPQILMEQGEFLNYDIMLGVNQGEGLKFVENIVDSDDGISASDFDFAVSNFVDNLYGYPEGKDVLRETIKFMYTDWADRHNPETRRKTLLALFTDHQWVAPAVATADLHSNFGSPTYFYAFYHHCQTDQVPAWADAAHGDEVPYVLGIPMIGPTELFPCNFSKNDVMLSAVVMTYWTNFAKTGDPNQPVPQDTKFIHTKPNRFEEVAWTRYSQKDQLYLHIGLKPRVKEHYRANKVNLWLELVPHLHNLNDISQYTSTTTKVPSTDITFRPTRKNSVSVTSAFPTAKQDDPKQQPSPFSVDQRDYSTELSVTIAVGASLLFLNILAFAALYYKKDKRRHDVHRRCSPQRTTTNDLTHAQEEEIMSLQMKHTDLDHECESIHPHEVVLRTACPPDYTLAMRRSPDDVPLMTPNTITMIPNTIPGIQPLHTFNTFTGGQNNTLPHPHPHPHSHSTTRV
- the NLGN1 gene encoding neuroligin-1 isoform X5 produces the protein MALPRCMWPAYVWRAVMACLVHRGLGASLTLCVLGCLLQAAHVLSQKLDDGDPLVTTNFGKIRGIKKELNNEILGPVIQFLGIPYAAPPTGEHRFQPPEPPSPWSDIRNATQFAPVCPQNIIDGRLPEVMLPVWFTNNLDVVSSYVQDQSEDCLYLNIYVPTEDDIRDSGGPKPVMVYIHGGSYMEGTGNLYDGSVLASYGNVIVITVNYRLGVLGFLSTGDQAAKGNYGLLDLIQALRWTSENIGFFGGDPLRITVFGSGAGGSCVNLLTLSHYSEGLFQRAIAQSGTALSSWAVSFQPAKYARMLATKVGCNVSDTVELVECLQKKPYKELVDQDIQPARYHIAFGPVIDGDVIPDDPQILMEQGEFLNYDIMLGVNQGEGLKFVENIVDSDDGISASDFDFAVSNFVDNLYGYPEGKDVLRETIKFMYTDWADRHNPETRRKTLLALFTDHQWVAPAVATADLHSNFGSPTYFYAFYHHCQTDQVPAWADAAHGDEVPYVLGIPMIGPTELFPCNFSKNDVMLSAVVMTYWTNFAKTGDPNQPVPQDTKFIHTKPNRFEEVAWTRYSQKDQLYLHIGLKPRVKEHYRANKVNLWLELVPHLHNLNDISQYTSTTTKVPSTDITFRPTRKNSVSVTSAFPTAKQDDPKQQPSPFSVDQRDYSTELSVTIAVGASLLFLNILAFAALYYKKDKRRHDVHRRCSPQRTTTNDLTHAQEEEIMSLQMKHTDLDHECESIHPHEVVLRTACPPDYTLAMRRSPDDVPLMTPNTITMIPNTIPGIQPLHTFNTFTGGQNNTLPHPHPHPHSHSTTRV
- the NLGN1 gene encoding neuroligin-1 isoform X2 translates to MALPRCMWPAYVWRAVMACLVHRGLGASLTLCVLGCLLQAAHVLSQKLDDGDPLVTTNFGKIRGIKKELNNEILGPVIQFLGIPYAAPPTGEHRFQPPEPPSPWSDIRNATQFAPVCPQNIIDGRLPEVMLPVWFTNNLDVVSSYVQDQSEDCLYLNIYVPTEDVKRISKECARKPGKKICRKGDIRDSGGPKPVMVYIHGGSYMEGTGNLYDGSVLASYGNVIVITVNYRLGVLGFLSTGDQAAKGNYGLLDLIQALRWTSENIGFFGGDPLRITVFGSGAGGSCVNLLTLSHYSEGNRWSNSTKGLFQRAIAQSGTALSSWAVSFQPAKYARMLATKVGCNVSDTVELVECLQKKPYKELVDQDIQPARYHIAFGPVIDGDVIPDDPQILMEQGEFLNYDIMLGVNQGEGLKFVENIVDSDDGISASDFDFAVSNFVDNLYGYPEGKDVLRETIKFMYTDWADRHNPETRRKTLLALFTDHQWVAPAVATADLHSNFGSPTYFYAFYHHCQTDQVPAWADAAHGDEVPYVLGIPMIGPTELFPCNFSKNDVMLSAVVMTYWTNFAKTGDPNQPVPQDTKFIHTKPNRFEEVAWTRYSQKDQLYLHIGLKPRVKEHYRANKVNLWLELVPHLHNLNDISQYTSTTTKVPSTDITFRPTRKNSVSVTSAFPTAKQDDPKQQPSPFSVDQRDYSTELSVTIAVGASLLFLNILAFAALYYKKDKRRHDVHRRCSPQRTTTNDLTHAQEEEIMSLQMKHTDLDHECESIHPHEVVLRTACPPDYTLAMRRSPDDVPLMTPNTITMIPNTIPGIQPLHTFNTFTGGQNNTLPHPHPHPHSHSTTRV